In Melitaea cinxia chromosome 29, ilMelCinx1.1, whole genome shotgun sequence, the genomic stretch ATGGTCAGATCACTACACTTGTCATCGGTATAGATGCGAAATACGCGATGGAAAATACTTCATAGCTGCTGTCGGGTAAATCCTCAATAATATtaccatttaaaattatattttcctatttatttacgtaatatCGTATATTTCAGCTGTCGTAAACCTAAAATACCAGAAAATGCCCTAGAGTGTCATGAATATATTGAAGATGAAAACGTTGGTACGTATTAGTAAATTGGTTCTTTTTAACAGAGATATGGCCAACAAAGTATATGTGTTTTTCACTGTGCTCAtacgttaattattaaaattatatctcgACAAAATGCAATGTTGGGTAGagctatttatatttagaaagaaATATTGCTCTATTGTAGAATTCCCAACATGTTGCGCTCGATTAAGATGTGTTGTGGAAGTGAACGGCGAACGAATCGTTCAGACTAGGGGACAGCCCGGCGAACTATTTCCTGATAAGTAAGTATATTCTATAAAGtaagatttattattgttagttttttgatttattcaagtataaaagataaagaaaatatagTTGCCAAACGAATCaatctaatattataatcaattatttgtGCATCGTCTTAGTTACGTCACTAAATCTTATGGATGATCtctaaagaacaaattttactgTCTGATTTAACAGACCTTGGAAAGGACAACAAAACGAACCTAATCCTGCTGTAGTCGGTATGCCTAACATACAGCAAAATACAGTGAGTGGAGAACCTCAGCCACAGTCAGCCCCTGGCATTTTCAATAGAGGAGGATCAGGAAAGCAAAGTAAGACATATTAACTTTCAATGtataatgattatatatatatatatatattaaaactactTTGCGTTACGActtaaatttattgattaaaactaaataaattatcaatatgTTTTACATGTTCTTCATGTATAAGGTACTGaggaactgaggtagggcacagcaggaatttcctgctcaaaatatggagcagcccgactggggtagtacctcgaccttacagaagatcacagcaaaataatactgttttcaagcagtattgtgttcctgttggtgagtaaggtgaccagagctcctggggggattggggattgggtcggcaacgcgcttgcgatgcttctggtgttgcaggtgtctataagctacggtaatcgcttaccatcaggtgagccgtacgcttgtttgccgacctagtgacataaaaaaaaaaaaaataataataataatatttgaaaactaGCGTCAATAATGTAGTTTACTTTAAAACTGAATTAAATGAAGTGACAAAGAAGacataacttaaaattttattccaaTCATTTGATTTTACTGTCAAATAATACAACACGATAAATGaaaattctcaaaaaatgagCTGCATTTAATAAGCACCTAATAATATGTTTCATTAATCTAGCCAACGATATTCCCGACAG encodes the following:
- the LOC123667812 gene encoding uncharacterized protein LOC123667812, which encodes MQRFVLLSLYIALPLTFAEDVSYQACVDKYSRKGYQPWQEWSDHYTCHRYRCEIRDGKYFIAAVGCRKPKIPENALECHEYIEDENVEFPTCCARLRCVVEVNGERIVQTRGQPGELFPDKPWKGQQNEPNPAVVGMPNIQQNTVSGEPQPQSAPGIFNRGGSGKQTDGSDISGRRYVDPYPNAQIQESPRKKRSTIYPLFSRGNVNEQQSYQSHDVKINGFSPERYTSYFPNNAKSILSSKLHINLS